In Desulfitibacter sp. BRH_c19, a single window of DNA contains:
- a CDS encoding ABC transporter → MESLVKVRCLKHVYPDKTEVSLSGLDFLVNEGERVVVLGSNGAGKTTLLSHILGLLAPTEGSVEVMGLRPDNNFNTIRKSIGVVFQNVDEQIIGPTVFDDIAFTMRNERLPNTEVEQKVNQIAKELKIEHLLNKIPHYLSGGQKKKVAMAGAIVMMPKILVMDEPFDSLDAKSKWEMIYLLNKLNSEYGITLIITTHNMDLVPYIADTIYLIDEGKIKSKGSPRKILNDIEMIKKANLEPPILVELFSRLKEKGFSVNIPIDLEEAEKELVIILQQNEQQEGEMIEQ, encoded by the coding sequence ATGGAATCCCTGGTAAAGGTCCGGTGTTTAAAACATGTTTACCCTGACAAGACGGAGGTAAGCCTAAGTGGTTTGGATTTTCTAGTTAATGAGGGTGAAAGGGTTGTTGTGCTTGGGTCAAATGGAGCTGGAAAGACAACTCTTTTGTCACATATTCTTGGACTACTGGCACCTACGGAAGGATCTGTAGAGGTAATGGGCTTACGGCCAGATAATAACTTTAATACTATACGTAAAAGCATTGGTGTTGTTTTTCAAAACGTTGATGAGCAGATAATAGGACCTACTGTATTTGATGACATTGCTTTTACTATGCGTAATGAAAGACTGCCCAATACAGAAGTAGAGCAAAAGGTAAATCAGATAGCTAAGGAATTAAAAATTGAACACTTGTTAAATAAAATTCCCCATTATCTTAGTGGTGGACAGAAAAAAAAGGTTGCCATGGCGGGAGCAATTGTTATGATGCCTAAAATTTTGGTTATGGACGAGCCTTTTGATTCCTTAGACGCAAAATCAAAGTGGGAAATGATATATCTCCTAAATAAGCTAAATTCCGAATATGGTATCACCTTAATTATAACTACTCACAATATGGATTTAGTGCCTTACATTGCAGATACTATTTATTTAATTGATGAGGGTAAAATTAAATCTAAAGGAAGTCCAAGGAAAATACTTAATGATATTGAAATGATTAAAAAAGCAAACTTAGAACCTCCTATCCTCGTAGAGCTCTTTTCAAGGTTGAAGGAGAAAGGTTTTAGTGTTAATATCCCCATTGATTTAGAGGAAGCTGAGAAAGAATTGGTTATTATATTACAACAAAATGAACAACAAGAAGGTGAGATGATTGAACAATAA
- a CDS encoding MFS transporter yields MNNKEALWTKDFILICILNLLVFTSFYFLLPTLPIFVTDVLNGNESQVGYIIGILTLVAVLVRPLSGYLIDAIGRKQIFFLALVGYVISIAGYTFVTSLFLLFSLRIFHGLAWGFTTTAAGTIVSDIMPPSRRGEGMGYYGLSNTLAMAVGPVFALLIVNQAGFDMLFSSALIFSILGLICMFGIKYPVTAKKTTKFTFTFESFYEPKVLSLSLMLFFVTFGYGGIVSFITIYAKELNIDNPGIFFFAYAIALLFVRPYAGSLFDKKGPKKIMAIGFIAIILSFIVLFLAKDLLLYIISALILGIGFGIVHPTAVAMAINKVEPFRRGAANATVFSAFDLGIGLGSILLGYLSRFAGLSVMYLICGLIIVIPLWLFYSKVIPDYYSEKNFQ; encoded by the coding sequence ATGAATAATAAAGAGGCTCTTTGGACAAAGGATTTTATCTTGATTTGTATACTTAATCTATTAGTTTTCACAAGTTTCTATTTTTTATTACCTACACTTCCAATCTTTGTAACTGATGTGTTAAATGGGAATGAGAGTCAAGTAGGATATATTATTGGAATACTAACTTTAGTGGCCGTTTTGGTACGACCTTTGTCAGGTTATCTTATAGATGCTATTGGAAGAAAACAAATATTTTTCCTGGCGTTAGTGGGTTATGTTATAAGTATTGCAGGATATACATTTGTAACTAGCTTGTTTTTGCTATTTTCCTTGCGGATATTCCATGGATTAGCTTGGGGATTTACTACCACGGCAGCTGGTACGATTGTTTCGGATATTATGCCACCCTCTAGAAGAGGAGAGGGGATGGGTTATTATGGATTGTCAAATACATTGGCAATGGCAGTAGGACCTGTTTTCGCTTTACTCATCGTAAACCAGGCTGGGTTTGATATGCTATTTTCTTCTGCCTTAATTTTTTCTATATTAGGTTTAATATGTATGTTTGGTATTAAATATCCGGTAACTGCAAAGAAAACAACCAAATTCACGTTTACCTTTGAGAGTTTTTACGAACCAAAGGTATTATCCCTCTCGTTAATGCTGTTTTTTGTTACTTTTGGTTATGGGGGTATTGTATCTTTCATTACTATTTATGCGAAGGAACTAAATATTGATAACCCGGGAATTTTCTTTTTTGCATATGCTATTGCTTTACTTTTTGTGAGACCATATGCAGGAAGTTTGTTTGATAAAAAAGGTCCCAAAAAGATTATGGCAATAGGGTTTATAGCTATTATCCTATCTTTTATTGTCTTGTTTTTAGCTAAGGATTTACTATTATATATTATCTCAGCTCTAATTCTGGGGATTGGTTTTGGAATTGTACATCCAACTGCAGTTGCTATGGCAATTAACAAAGTAGAGCCATTTAGAAGAGGAGCAGCAAATGCTACTGTATTTAGTGCTTTTGATTTGGGGATTGGGTTAGGTTCCATACTTCTAGGGTACTTATCAAGATTTGCTGGACTGTCAGTTATGTATTTAATTTGTGGATTAATAATTGTTATACCCTTATGGCTATTTTACAGTAAGGTAATACCGGATTATTATTCAGAAAAAAATTTCCAATAA
- a CDS encoding trimethylamine methyltransferase, translated as MQFTKLLTQEEVQKVHDASLIILEEVGLLVHNEKARDIYEKHGCDVNKETGLVKIPGKVVEEYRKGFGPKYTFTARVPEFDKTIPDDRPLVVTGSSAPNVIDPHTGEERRATSTDIANIAHLINELPGFDVFSISTLAADAPKGQFSLSRFYPALKNCKKPVRSNTPDMKDLYQVLELGYLIAGSKEAYFERPFINHHYCPVVSPLTMDVESTEAVIYLAELGLPIYGTIVPNAGMTSPMTMIGTLALGNAEFLALSVLLQMVRPGNPVIYATLPTVADMRTGNYTPGAIETGMLHMAHSQMAQFYGVPSGGYIGLTNAHSNDAQSGYETGMNTTAGLLAGVDLFNMGGLLDSLTAFDFAKAVIDNEIAMMLKRVKRGMEFSEENLCLDLIKEVGPAGMYMDKEHTVKNMRDIAFLTKVTSREMRSQWQVEGKPDTHVRAMKQVDQIFSGDTSPKFSAEVDEKIRAHFPEIVEGNVSWKK; from the coding sequence ATGCAATTTACAAAACTATTAACTCAGGAAGAAGTCCAAAAGGTTCATGATGCCTCACTTATAATACTAGAGGAAGTTGGACTTTTAGTTCACAATGAAAAAGCTCGGGATATATATGAAAAACATGGTTGTGATGTGAATAAAGAAACTGGACTTGTAAAAATTCCAGGTAAAGTGGTAGAGGAGTATAGAAAGGGGTTTGGACCTAAGTATACATTTACAGCTCGTGTGCCGGAATTTGATAAAACAATTCCAGATGACAGGCCACTAGTAGTTACTGGAAGTTCGGCACCTAATGTAATTGACCCTCATACCGGAGAAGAAAGACGTGCAACTTCAACTGATATTGCCAATATTGCTCACCTTATTAATGAATTGCCTGGATTTGATGTATTCTCGATTTCCACTTTGGCAGCAGATGCTCCTAAGGGGCAGTTTAGCTTATCTCGTTTTTATCCAGCGTTAAAGAACTGCAAAAAACCAGTTAGAAGTAACACTCCCGATATGAAAGATCTTTACCAGGTGCTTGAGTTAGGTTACCTAATAGCTGGTAGTAAGGAAGCTTATTTCGAACGTCCATTTATTAACCACCACTACTGTCCGGTTGTTTCTCCACTTACTATGGATGTAGAGTCGACCGAAGCAGTAATTTATTTAGCAGAGCTAGGTTTGCCGATTTATGGCACTATAGTACCAAATGCAGGAATGACCTCGCCAATGACAATGATCGGTACACTTGCACTAGGAAATGCTGAATTCCTTGCCCTAAGTGTATTGCTACAAATGGTTCGACCAGGCAACCCAGTTATCTATGCAACACTTCCTACTGTTGCTGATATGCGCACAGGAAATTATACACCAGGAGCTATTGAAACAGGAATGCTGCATATGGCACATAGCCAAATGGCTCAATTCTATGGAGTACCATCTGGTGGTTATATAGGTTTGACTAATGCACATTCTAATGATGCCCAGTCAGGTTATGAAACAGGGATGAATACTACTGCTGGTTTACTAGCGGGTGTTGATCTATTCAACATGGGTGGACTATTAGATAGCCTTACAGCTTTTGATTTTGCTAAAGCAGTAATTGACAATGAAATAGCCATGATGCTTAAACGTGTTAAACGTGGAATGGAGTTTAGTGAGGAAAATTTATGCCTAGATCTTATAAAAGAAGTTGGGCCAGCTGGCATGTATATGGATAAAGAACATACTGTGAAGAATATGCGTGACATAGCCTTTTTGACAAAAGTTACGTCTCGAGAGATGAGAAGCCAGTGGCAGGTAGAAGGCAAACCTGACACCCATGTACGTGCAATGAAGCAAGTTGACCAGATCTTTAGCGGAGATACCTCTCCAAAGTTTTCTGCAGAAGTTGATGAAAAAATTCGTGCCCATTTTCCAGAAATAGTAGAAGGAAACGTCAGTTGGAAAAAGTAG
- a CDS encoding trimethylamine methyltransferase, with protein MQKMLSEEQLEQIHKSSVDILTNTGMDFLYDPAIDYFTKAGFKVEGKRVFFTEEQITKYLATVPKEFSMYGRDGNDVVIGGDNICLAPGYGAPFVMENGKNRKASLEDFKKFAKLAGSSKYIDVTGGVLVEPNDIPVNERHMEMTYNLVKHSPKPFMGSASGKKEARDTIEIAKILFGSDFVDEKPVMVTLINSLTPLKYDDRMLAALVEYAEAGQPVITASLAMAGSTSPATLAGTLAVQNAEVLGGMVLTQVINPGTPVIYGAASSITAMRYGSLSIGAPESMMVISASAQLAKWYGVPVRGGGSLTDSKIPDNQASYESAIVMLGTAASGINFVLHAAGILQYYNAMSYDKFMIDEEVCGMVKRIKKGIEVNEETLATDLIKQIGPGGEFLTTQHTLKHHRSEYFPAVISDRAAYDVWGIERHDAIAKGKLAMQERLAADVNFLDEDVDKAIRNYMSKK; from the coding sequence ATGCAAAAAATGTTAAGTGAGGAGCAGCTAGAACAAATTCATAAGTCGTCTGTGGATATTCTTACAAATACTGGCATGGACTTTTTATATGATCCTGCAATAGATTATTTTACAAAAGCAGGATTTAAGGTAGAGGGTAAAAGGGTATTTTTTACCGAGGAACAGATAACGAAATACCTTGCGACTGTGCCAAAAGAATTTTCCATGTATGGTAGAGATGGTAATGATGTTGTAATAGGGGGAGATAACATTTGTTTAGCACCTGGATATGGTGCTCCCTTCGTTATGGAAAATGGTAAGAATAGAAAAGCATCATTAGAGGACTTTAAAAAATTTGCTAAGCTAGCAGGTTCCAGTAAATATATTGATGTTACTGGTGGAGTGTTAGTAGAACCAAATGATATTCCTGTAAATGAAAGACATATGGAAATGACTTACAACCTTGTCAAGCATTCCCCAAAACCATTTATGGGAAGTGCATCTGGGAAAAAAGAAGCAAGGGACACAATTGAGATAGCAAAAATCCTATTTGGATCAGATTTCGTAGATGAAAAACCTGTTATGGTTACCTTGATTAATTCATTAACACCTTTAAAGTACGATGATAGGATGTTAGCGGCTCTTGTGGAATATGCTGAGGCTGGGCAACCAGTAATAACAGCTTCCTTAGCAATGGCAGGCTCTACAAGTCCAGCAACCCTGGCAGGCACACTTGCAGTTCAGAATGCAGAAGTTCTTGGGGGTATGGTATTAACCCAAGTAATCAATCCTGGAACACCAGTTATTTATGGTGCAGCATCTTCAATTACTGCGATGAGATATGGAAGCCTGTCCATTGGAGCTCCTGAATCAATGATGGTTATAAGTGCAAGTGCTCAGCTAGCAAAATGGTATGGTGTACCAGTTAGGGGTGGCGGATCACTTACTGACTCCAAAATTCCAGACAATCAAGCCAGCTATGAATCAGCGATAGTAATGCTTGGTACTGCTGCATCAGGGATCAATTTCGTGTTACACGCAGCTGGCATCTTGCAATATTATAATGCCATGAGTTATGATAAGTTTATGATTGATGAAGAGGTTTGTGGAATGGTTAAAAGAATTAAAAAAGGCATAGAGGTTAATGAAGAAACATTAGCCACAGATTTGATTAAGCAAATTGGTCCAGGTGGAGAATTCCTAACAACTCAGCATACACTTAAGCACCACCGTAGTGAATATTTCCCTGCAGTTATATCGGATAGAGCGGCTTATGACGTATGGGGGATAGAAAGACATGATGCCATAGCGAAGGGTAAGTTAGCAATGCAGGAAAGACTAGCTGCAGATGTTAATTTCCTTGATGAAGATGTAGATAAAGCAATAAGAAACTATATGTCCAAAAAATAG
- a CDS encoding glycine/betaine ABC transporter permease, giving the protein MEHKGKIDPIVFYVSLVLCMIFVAWGVISPANLNSVSGAVLNYLIANFGWLYLLSAFIFLIFVIYLAVSRYGTIKLGKDNESPEYSTFAWLAMLFTTGMGIGLVFWSVAEPMTHYINPPMGEGGTTEAAGMAMKYTFFHWGLHAWAIFALVGLALAYFQFRKGKPGLISSVFYPILGDKVDGPIGKTIDILAVFATIFGLGTSLGLGTQQINSGLEYLYGIPNSPMVNIIIIVVITTIFTGAAIVGIEKAIALIAKLTVYGAIGLLVFLILFGPTRFIFNIFSETLGSYLGQIIPMSLWTDAIEQKGWSGGWTIFYWAWWIAWGPFVGQFIARISRGRTIREFVLGVLLVPTVFSVLWLSVFGGSGLFLEIVGGVDISTAVNNDMASALFVTLSNFPISSITSVLAILLISAFFITSADSGTFVVGMLTSKGSFEPSNWVKGIWGTILGGVAAVLLLSGGLGALQTASIVSAFPFMLVMLVMMYSLLKAFSEEV; this is encoded by the coding sequence ATGGAACATAAAGGCAAGATTGACCCTATAGTTTTTTATGTGTCATTAGTTCTATGTATGATTTTTGTTGCTTGGGGGGTAATATCACCAGCAAATCTAAACAGTGTTTCAGGAGCTGTTTTAAACTATCTTATTGCTAATTTTGGATGGTTATATCTTTTGTCAGCATTTATATTTTTAATTTTTGTGATTTATTTAGCTGTATCACGATATGGAACAATAAAACTAGGCAAGGACAATGAAAGCCCAGAATATTCAACTTTTGCCTGGCTAGCAATGCTTTTCACAACAGGCATGGGAATTGGACTAGTATTTTGGAGTGTTGCTGAACCTATGACTCATTATATAAATCCACCCATGGGAGAAGGAGGCACAACTGAGGCAGCTGGTATGGCTATGAAATATACCTTTTTCCATTGGGGTTTACATGCGTGGGCAATTTTTGCACTAGTTGGCTTAGCGCTTGCATATTTTCAATTCAGAAAAGGAAAGCCTGGTCTAATTAGTTCAGTCTTTTATCCAATATTAGGAGACAAAGTAGATGGACCAATAGGTAAAACGATTGATATCTTAGCAGTTTTTGCTACTATATTTGGTCTGGGGACATCCCTTGGACTTGGCACACAGCAAATAAATAGTGGTTTAGAATATCTCTATGGAATACCGAATAGTCCAATGGTAAATATTATTATTATTGTAGTAATCACAACTATTTTTACTGGTGCTGCTATAGTAGGTATCGAAAAGGCAATAGCATTGATTGCCAAATTAACTGTTTATGGAGCAATTGGACTTTTAGTATTTTTGATTCTTTTTGGTCCAACAAGGTTCATATTTAATATATTTTCAGAAACCTTAGGTAGCTATCTAGGGCAAATAATTCCTATGAGCTTATGGACTGATGCCATAGAACAAAAGGGTTGGTCTGGTGGATGGACAATCTTTTATTGGGCATGGTGGATAGCCTGGGGACCCTTTGTAGGCCAGTTTATAGCTAGAATATCTCGGGGTAGGACAATTAGAGAATTTGTTTTAGGAGTTTTATTGGTACCAACAGTATTTAGTGTTCTCTGGCTGTCTGTTTTTGGAGGAAGTGGTTTATTTCTAGAAATAGTAGGTGGCGTAGATATTAGCACAGCTGTTAACAATGATATGGCATCTGCTTTATTTGTTACATTGTCTAATTTTCCAATTAGCTCTATTACCTCAGTTTTAGCCATATTATTAATATCTGCTTTCTTTATCACATCAGCAGATTCTGGAACATTCGTAGTTGGGATGTTGACTTCTAAAGGAAGCTTTGAACCGAGTAATTGGGTAAAAGGTATATGGGGGACTATTCTTGGAGGCGTGGCTGCGGTTCTATTATTATCCGGGGGATTAGGAGCTTTACAGACTGCATCTATTGTTTCTGCATTTCCCTTTATGTTGGTCATGTTGGTGATGATGTATTCATTATTAAAAGCCTTTAGTGAAGAGGTTTAA
- a CDS encoding choline kinase — translation MREQITIDSSMKLDHIARILNMVSKTPYFADKDARVSQVEFLPGGLTNSNYKVYIDGTPYAIRVAGDGTTEYLNRPAEKNNASLMSEMGISADIYYYDETTGNQICHFIEGKTLHIPDFQEPEILRKAAKIFQQYHSCGKEFMDHFDPIRITDEYNALLAKKNFKEFFEGFDKVQEKFELIKNAFEKNPPKLVACHNDPLPENYILNGDKMYLIDWEYSGMCDPSFDLAALIIENNLTPELEKVFLEGYFGSELTMKQYGQVVINKFLCDALWSVWALLQIATGKPHEEYWPYGLNRFNRALGFMNDENFDNYIAAIKE, via the coding sequence ATGCGGGAACAAATTACCATAGACTCATCCATGAAGCTAGACCACATTGCTAGAATTCTAAATATGGTGAGTAAAACCCCTTATTTTGCGGACAAGGATGCAAGAGTAAGTCAAGTGGAATTCTTACCAGGTGGCTTAACAAATAGCAACTACAAGGTATATATTGATGGAACACCTTACGCCATACGTGTTGCAGGTGATGGAACTACAGAATATCTAAATCGTCCAGCTGAAAAGAATAATGCTTCCTTGATGTCTGAGATGGGCATTAGCGCCGATATTTATTATTACGATGAAACTACCGGAAATCAAATTTGCCATTTCATTGAAGGTAAAACCCTTCATATACCTGATTTCCAAGAGCCTGAAATTTTAAGAAAAGCTGCGAAAATTTTTCAGCAATATCACAGTTGTGGCAAAGAATTCATGGACCATTTTGATCCAATCAGGATTACTGATGAATACAATGCCCTACTAGCAAAAAAGAATTTCAAGGAATTCTTTGAAGGCTTTGATAAGGTTCAAGAAAAATTTGAACTGATCAAAAATGCTTTTGAAAAGAACCCTCCAAAACTAGTAGCCTGTCACAATGATCCTTTACCAGAGAACTATATTCTAAATGGAGACAAAATGTACTTAATAGACTGGGAGTACTCCGGAATGTGCGATCCTTCCTTTGATCTAGCAGCTTTAATTATTGAGAACAATTTGACACCAGAATTGGAAAAGGTATTCTTGGAAGGATATTTCGGTAGCGAATTGACTATGAAACAATATGGTCAGGTTGTTATCAATAAATTCTTATGTGATGCTCTTTGGTCAGTATGGGCCTTGCTACAAATTGCTACTGGTAAGCCACACGAAGAGTATTGGCCATACGGTTTAAACAGATTTAACAGAGCACTTGGTTTTATGAACGATGAAAACTTTGATAATTATATAGCAGCAATTAAAGAGTAG
- a CDS encoding histidine kinase yields the protein MTNNHKKDPAKLDFNTLKKILDNSHDEIYVTDADGTVIYVNKASEKHYGLKPHEVIGKSSKELTENNYWSPRISPIVFKKNQSITLEQKTCLGKTLLTTATPLFDKSGNIELIIENSRDTTEAEGIKHELEMSKQLLKRYKTEVEELRKKEIDTPGFVCHSKKMKNILELTNRIASINSTVLLLGESGTGKGVLAKYIHRKSNQRKGPFIAINCAAIPSELMEAELFGYSGGSFTGAHEKGKIGLIELANGGTLFLDEIAEIPLRLQAKLLQALQEKQYFQVGGREEKRVNCRIIAATNSNLQQMVNKGEFREDLFYRINVFEVDIPPLRERVDDIVPLVKFFLNKFCEKYDISHQFSQEVLDVFLLYSWPGNVRELENTIERLVVMVQEQVINVCHLPKTFQYDSKSESLITFTSNHMPLDDAISELEKKLVETAYKELGSSYAVAKVLKTSQSKANRLIRKYCVKDQTKNA from the coding sequence ATGACAAATAATCATAAGAAAGATCCTGCTAAGCTTGATTTTAATACCCTAAAAAAAATTCTTGATAATTCTCATGATGAAATATACGTTACGGATGCTGATGGTACAGTAATATATGTAAATAAGGCAAGCGAAAAGCATTATGGTCTAAAACCGCATGAGGTAATTGGAAAGAGTTCCAAGGAACTTACTGAGAACAACTATTGGAGTCCACGAATAAGCCCTATTGTATTTAAAAAGAATCAGAGTATTACCCTTGAGCAAAAGACATGTCTTGGCAAAACATTATTAACTACTGCAACACCTTTATTCGATAAGAGTGGCAATATTGAACTTATAATTGAAAATTCGAGAGATACTACCGAGGCAGAAGGAATAAAACATGAGTTAGAAATGAGTAAGCAACTTCTTAAGAGATATAAAACAGAGGTTGAAGAATTACGAAAGAAGGAAATTGATACACCTGGTTTTGTATGTCATAGTAAAAAAATGAAAAATATTTTGGAATTGACTAATAGAATTGCGAGTATAAACTCAACTGTATTGCTGCTTGGGGAGTCAGGTACCGGCAAGGGAGTTCTTGCTAAGTATATTCATAGAAAAAGTAATCAAAGAAAAGGACCTTTTATTGCAATAAATTGTGCTGCAATTCCATCAGAATTGATGGAAGCAGAACTTTTTGGTTACTCAGGGGGGTCTTTTACAGGAGCCCATGAGAAAGGAAAGATTGGTTTAATTGAGCTTGCTAATGGAGGCACGCTATTTTTAGATGAGATTGCAGAAATACCTCTAAGATTACAGGCCAAACTACTCCAGGCTTTACAGGAAAAACAGTACTTTCAAGTAGGAGGTCGGGAAGAAAAGCGTGTTAATTGCAGAATTATTGCCGCAACTAACAGCAACCTCCAACAAATGGTAAACAAAGGCGAATTCAGGGAAGACTTATTCTATAGAATAAATGTGTTTGAAGTGGATATTCCTCCACTTCGGGAAAGAGTAGATGATATTGTACCTCTTGTAAAGTTCTTTCTGAATAAATTTTGTGAAAAATACGATATCTCACATCAATTTTCTCAGGAGGTATTAGATGTCTTTCTGCTATATTCCTGGCCTGGAAACGTTAGAGAGTTAGAAAATACAATAGAAAGATTGGTTGTCATGGTTCAGGAACAAGTAATAAATGTATGCCATCTTCCAAAGACCTTTCAATATGATTCTAAATCAGAATCTTTAATTACATTTACGAGTAATCACATGCCTTTAGATGATGCAATTTCAGAACTTGAAAAGAAGCTTGTTGAGACTGCCTATAAAGAATTGGGTAGTTCTTATGCAGTTGCAAAGGTTTTAAAAACCAGTCAAAGTAAAGCAAATAGGTTAATAAGGAAATATTGTGTGAAGGATCAAACAAAAAATGCCTAA
- a CDS encoding homoserine kinase — MDTSRMLHLKEIGTKEATALFAQSVQLKEFAQGLYETMEITLVRNQILDIVRNQYDIGSIEDAYEIFGGYVNKSFGIYVEKNGKKQEYFIRKYKKGIAENEIKFEHALISCAIENGLDIAAGLIPAKDGNTYVKLIEENGSSKTERFFAIYEYLDGEDKYTWDNPTLNDEEYASAAEVLALLHDSTKNFDPMGLERVEPKIMEFIPTLPETYKEFAQMGIDNKFHTYYKKNLNEILEEIDRVMKLIPDAVLTKLPMIPIHCDIHPGNLKYKDNKAVGIFDFDWAKIDLRLFDVCEALIYFCSSWDEETDGRLLLSKCAIFLKYYQDKLSAIDGLEPLSEAELQYLPDMMSIVNVYLINWAVSAYYEDPENLNVFEYRVYLSHHIKLLRYIKRHKLDIAEMVKTIQ; from the coding sequence ATGGATACCAGCAGGATGTTACATTTGAAAGAAATTGGTACTAAGGAAGCAACTGCCTTGTTTGCACAGAGTGTACAGTTAAAGGAATTTGCACAAGGCCTATATGAAACAATGGAAATTACTCTAGTCAGAAACCAGATTCTTGATATTGTAAGAAACCAATATGATATCGGTAGTATTGAGGACGCGTATGAGATTTTTGGAGGCTATGTTAATAAAAGCTTTGGTATTTATGTAGAAAAAAATGGAAAGAAACAAGAATATTTTATCAGAAAATACAAAAAAGGTATTGCTGAAAATGAAATTAAATTTGAACATGCACTAATAAGCTGTGCTATTGAGAATGGATTGGACATAGCGGCTGGACTTATTCCTGCCAAGGATGGAAATACTTACGTAAAATTAATTGAGGAAAATGGTTCCAGCAAAACAGAAAGATTTTTTGCGATTTATGAATATCTTGACGGTGAAGACAAATATACATGGGATAATCCAACCTTAAATGATGAAGAATACGCAAGTGCTGCTGAAGTATTAGCACTATTACATGATTCAACCAAAAACTTTGATCCAATGGGACTTGAAAGAGTAGAGCCCAAAATAATGGAATTTATTCCTACACTCCCTGAAACTTATAAAGAATTTGCTCAAATGGGGATAGATAACAAATTCCATACTTATTATAAGAAAAATTTAAATGAGATTTTAGAAGAAATTGATAGAGTAATGAAATTAATACCTGATGCTGTTTTAACAAAACTGCCAATGATACCTATACATTGTGATATACATCCAGGCAATCTTAAGTACAAAGATAATAAGGCTGTTGGTATCTTTGATTTTGATTGGGCAAAAATTGACTTGAGATTATTTGATGTTTGTGAGGCATTAATCTATTTTTGCAGCTCATGGGATGAAGAAACTGACGGACGCCTATTGTTAAGTAAATGTGCTATCTTTTTAAAGTATTATCAGGATAAGCTTTCTGCAATTGATGGTTTGGAGCCGTTAAGTGAGGCTGAATTGCAGTATTTGCCTGACATGATGTCAATAGTGAATGTTTATTTGATTAACTGGGCTGTAAGTGCTTATTATGAAGACCCAGAAAACCTAAATGTTTTTGAATATAGGGTATATCTGAGTCATCATATCAAACTATTAAGATATATTAAACGCCATAAACTTGATATTGCTGAAATGGTTAAGACTATTCAATAA
- a CDS encoding trimethylamine methyltransferase, whose protein sequence is MLEGGLTWDYAQLLMQNEMAEMLLHTIKGIPISDEKMAVDLVSEVGPAGEFLSHQHTYENFKELSRTKLIDRNPREVWTERGSKDIVERSYEAAIDILENFKPDPLPENIQKGLKDILAEAEAETAELKAKESEKRR, encoded by the coding sequence ATGCTTGAGGGTGGATTGACTTGGGACTATGCTCAGCTTTTAATGCAAAATGAAATGGCTGAGATGTTGCTTCACACAATAAAGGGAATACCCATAAGTGATGAAAAAATGGCTGTTGACCTAGTTTCAGAGGTAGGACCCGCTGGCGAATTCCTCAGTCACCAACACACTTATGAAAACTTTAAAGAATTGTCAAGAACCAAATTGATTGATAGAAACCCTCGCGAAGTTTGGACAGAGAGAGGTTCTAAGGATATAGTTGAAAGATCTTATGAAGCTGCAATAGATATTCTTGAAAACTTTAAACCAGATCCACTACCAGAAAATATTCAAAAGGGATTAAAGGATATCTTAGCAGAAGCAGAAGCAGAAACAGCAGAACTCAAGGCGAAAGAAAGTGAAAAGAGAAGATAA